The Natranaerovirga hydrolytica genome includes the window GCACTTATGCTTTCTTCTAAATCTAAAATTTCTTTTTTTGCTTCTAATAACTCGTCATAGATGGAATTAGAAGAAGCTAAATCTTGTTCTTGGGAAAGGTACCCTATATCAACCTTATGGGGTGTGATAATTTGTCCTGCATCAGGTGTGCTCAAACGGGCAATAATATTAAATAAAGTTGTTTTTCCAGCGCCATTAACACCTACTAACCCAACTTTATCACCTTTTTCTATATGAAATGAAACATTATTTAATATTTGTAAATCTGCAAAAGACTTGGATATATTTTTACAAGCTAATATCATATTTAAACCTCCATATTACATTACGTACTTAATATATTATCATTCTATACCCTTTATGAAAAGGTTATATTTGACTTTATATACACAAAATAATATAATATTATGTAGGAACCTATGTTAGGAGTGACAAAGATGTTACCAGAAAAGAAAATCTCAACAGCAGTTATCAAAAGATTGCCTAGATACTATAGATATTTGGGAGATTTATTAGAAAATGATGTGGTTAGAATTTCGTCTAAAGAATTAAGTGAAAGAATGAAAGTAACAGCATCTCAGATAAGACAAGATCTGAACAATTTTGGTGGATTCGGACAACAAGGCTATGGTTATAATGTGGAATATTTATATAAAGAAATCGGTAAAATTCTTGGTTTAGAAAATAAATACAATATTATTATTGTAGGAGCGGGTAACTTAGGACAAGCATTAGCAAATTATACAGATTTTGAAAAAAGAGGATTTATTGTAAAAGGTCTCTTTGATGTTAATCCAAGATTAATTGGTGTGGTGGTAAGAGGTATTGAAATTAAAGATGTAGACGAAATAGATGCTTTTGTTAAAGAAAATGACATACATATGGCGGCACTAACATTACCAAAACAAAAGGCACCTAAGGTAGCCAATGATTTGGTAAAAGCAGGCGTAAAAGGCATATGGAATTTTGCCCCTATAGACCTTAATTTACCTAAAGGTGTGGTAGTTGAGAATGTTCATTTATTAGATAGTTTAATGACACTGTCTTATACAATCAGTCAAGAAGAAAAAGATCAATAGATAATAAAAGTAAGAAAGAAGGTTTTGATACCTTCTTTTTTGAATAAGAAATAAAATTACAATTGGAATAAAATGGTTTACAACAGTCCTTTGTTAAAGGTATAATTAAACTAATCATACAATTATTACGATAATATAATAAGAAGATTTAATAGAATATAAAAAGAACAAAATGCAAATAATTACAGTAACCTACTGTATGCCTCTTATTGACCCAAGAGATACAAGTTTCGTTGAAAGTACTAAGTTTACATTACGAGGAGGAAGTATAATGCCTTTATTTAAAAGACAAAAAAGTGAAAAAGACACTTTAGATTTAAAAATAGAAAAAAAAATACCACTGCTTACTCTTGATGCAAGATGGCATGAATTATTTCCTAAGTCAAAGAAAACAAGAAGAATGATAGATTTAGAGAAAAAATTGAATGAATACATAAAAGAGCAAGGACAAATTAATAATGAGTTTAGAGAGTATACGTCATTAAAGAAAAAAATGATGAAAGAAATAATGGAAAATATGGAAGACGTATTTGATAAAAATGATGAAGATGCAACAAAGCATATGGAAAAAAACAAAAAGTTTATTAATGATATTAATGAAAAGCTAAAAAAATATGAAGAAATGTTAGATGACTTACCGAATAAAATAAAAGAAGCCAATGACGCGTTATTAAAAATCAGTGTAGACATATGTTATAATGATATGGAAGATAATAATCAAGCAATACATAGTTTAGAACAGTGGATAAAAGATACAAAAGAAGAACTTAAAAATAATATTGTTATTAAAGAAGAGAAAGAAATAGAAAATCAAAAAATTTATACATATATGCATGATTTGTTAGGGTATGAAATGATTAATAAATTTGACCAAAATTATGGTGATAAGAGTGATTAAAGGAATAGGAACGGATATAATAGAAATAGAACGAATTGAAAAAGCAGTTAATAAAGTAGGCTTTTTAGAAAAGTATTTTACAGAAGCTGAACAAGAACTGTTTATAAATAGAAAGGGGTCTATTTCTACTATAGCCAGTAATTTTGCAATCAAGGAAGCCACTTCTAAGGTTTTTGGGACAGGTTTTCGAGAGGTTAAATTAAAGGAAATAGAAATCTTAAGAGATGAACTGGGCAAACCTTATATTAATGTTTTTGGCAAAGCAAAAGAAATAAAAGAAACCCTAGGAATTTTTTCTTTTCACGTTACAACGTCACATAATAAAAACGATGTTGTAGCATTTGTTATTGGAGAGGGTAAAAATGAATAGAATCTTAACTGGGCAAGACATGAAAAAAATAGATCGTAATACAATTGATTATTATGGTATCCCTTCTCTTGTTTTAATGGAGAGAGCAGCTCTTGGCGTTGCAAATGAAGTTATGATAAGAGAATTCATAAATAAAGAGAAAGTTTTAATTGTATGTGGAACAGGTAATAACGGGGGTGATGGTTTAGCAGTAGGAAGAATACTGTTATCTAATAATGTTGATGTTAAAATGGTTATAGTAGGCGACTACAATCAATTTTCAGTTGAAACCAAAAAACAATATGAAATACTAGTAAAGTTAAATGGACCCATTGTTTTTTATCAGGAAGAATCTTTTTATCATTTGGTTAATGAAGCAGATGTTATTGTAGATGCCATATTTGGTGTTGGATTATCAAGAGACATTAAAGGCATTTACAAAGAGGTTATTCAGACGATTAATGGATCAAAAAAATATGTCATTGCAATAGACATTCCATCAGGTATCGATGCCAATAGTGGTAAAGTACTTGGCATTTCAATTAAGGCCAATCAAACAATTGCTTTAAGTGCTTATAAACTTGGTCAAGTATTATTTCCTGGGCATGAATACTGTAATGAAATTAAAGTAATTGATATTGGTATACCTTTAGAAGCTTATAAAAAAATTGATAAAAACATTTTTACAATGAGCAAATTAACTCAAGATATGTTGCCAACAAGAAAGCCAAGAAGTAATAAAGGAAGCTATGGCAAAGTATTGGTTATGGCAGGAAGCAAAAATATGAGTGGTGCAGCGTATTTATCTGGATTGGCAGCTTATAGAACAGGGGTTGGGTTGGTTCATATTGTAACGCCAGAAGACAATAGAATAATTCTTCAAAGCCAATTGCCTGAAGCTATTATCACAACCTATGAGTTCAACAATGGATGTATTGAGCAAAATCATATGGAAAAAATAAAACAAGCTATCAATAATGTAGATGTTATTGTTATTGGACCTGGATTGTCTACTGAGATAGACGCAAAAACGCTGTTAATTGAAACCATAAAACATGGAAAAGTGCCACTTATTATTGATGCAGATGGCTTAAATATTATTGCAAAGAATAAAGACATATTAAAAAATCATCAACAACCCATTATTGTAACACCTCATCCTGGTGAAATGTCTAGGCTAATGAATGAGCCAGTACAAATAATACTAGATCAATTAATTGAAAAAGCAATGAATATGAGCGAACAACATAATGTTATTACAGTGTTAAAGGATTCCAATACAGTCATCACTAGCCCTACTAGGGATATATATATCAATTTATCGGGTAATAATGGAATGGCAACTGCTGGAGCAGGAGACGTTCTTTCAGGGGTGATTGGCGGCTTGGTTGCCCAAGGAATTGAAACGTTTAAGGCGGCTTATACTGGCGTGTTGATACATGGTTTAGCTGGAGACAAAGCTAAAGAGAGTAAAGGTTATTATGGTATGATTGCTCGTGATATAATACAGAACATACCTGAAGTGATGAAGTAAAAGGTTGTAACATTGAATATAGTTATAAATAATGCAGTATAATATATCATAGGAAATAAAGATTTTCAATGAATCAATACAGGAGGATAATGGATGGAGAAATATTATCGTGTTTATGCTCAAGTTGATATGGATTCCATCGTACATAATTTGAAGGAAATAAATAAAATAAAAGATTCTAAATCAGAATTGATGGCAATTATTAAAGCGGATGGTTATGGACATGGGGCAATACCTGTATCAAAGGTTCTTTTGAATAATGGTGCAGATAGACTAGGGGTAGCACTGGCAGAAGAAGGAATCGCATTAAGAAAAAATAATATTAAAGCACCTATATTAATATTAGGATTTACACCAGAGAATCAAATTTTAGAATTATTAAAGTATGATTTAACACAAACAGTATTTAAAATAGAAATGGCTGAAATGCTTTCAAAAATGGCTAAGCGTCATTCATTAACTGCTAAAATACATATAAAAGTCGATACAGGTATGGGACGCATTGGTTTTGAACCCGATGATGAATCTATAAAAGCAATCAAACATATAAAATCCTTGCCTAATTTAGAAATTGAAGGGATATTCACCCATTTTTCTAGAGCAGATGAAATAGATCCTCAATATACAGATCAACAAATTTACCAATTTGAAAACTTTATAAACACATTAGAAGACGATGGTATTAAAATACCGATTAAACATGCAAGTAATAGTGCAGGTTTATTAAAGTTTAAAAATGCTCATTATGAGTTAACAAGAGTGGGTATTGCAGTATATGGTTTGTATCCGTCAAAAGATCTGAACAACACAATTCATCTAAAACCATCTTTATCTTTAAAAAGTCACATTATTTTCTTGAAAAAGGTAAAAGGTGGAACACCAATAAGCTATGGGGGGACGTATATTGCTTCACAAGACTCCGTTATTGCAACCATACCAGTTGGATATGGAGATGGATATCCAAGGGCTTTGTCTTCTAAAGGAAGGGTGTTAATTAATGGTGAGCATGCACCAATCGTAGGTAGAATTTGTATGGATCAATTAATGGTAGATGTAACCCATATAAAGGGTGTTCAAGATGGAGATGAAGTGGTTCTGATTGGTACACAAAAAAATGCTCAAATCACTGTAGATGAAATCGCTCACTTAACTGATACAATTAATTATGAAATCCTTTGTGGATTAGGTAAAAGAATACCAAGAGTATATACAAGTAAAAATCATATGATACAATCAGTTGATTATTTTTAATAAAATATACAAACAAAAAGTATACATCATTACAATAATGGCAAGAATAAAATATGAAATAGTGAAAAGAGATAGATAAGTTGATTTGATGAATGGAGGCAATCAACTTTATGAAGATTGTATAATTGGAAGTGAGGTTGAATACTACATTCAGCAGAAAATAGCGGAGTGTGAAGAATGTGATAGTAAAAAGAGGAGATATTTTTTATGCTGATTTAAGACCAGTTATTGGTTCAGAACAAGGCGGTATTAGACCCGTGTTAATTGTTCAAAATGATATTGGAAATAAATACAGCCCAACAGTTATATGTGCAGCAATAACCTCTCAAATTAATAAGGCTAAATTACCAACACATGTTGAAATAGATTCCAACAAATATGAGCTCGTAAAAGATTCGGTAATATTATTAGAACAAATTCGAACAATAGATAAAAAAAGATTAAAAGAAAAAGTTTGTCATCTTGATAAAGATGTTATGGAAAAAGTTAGCAAAGGATTACTTATTAGTTTTGGGATTGATACATAATAATTGAGATTAAAAAAAGATTCACCAATAAAGCGTGCTTTGCACGCTTTATTGGTGAATCAAAAACATAAAGGAGAACGCTAGATGGATTTTTATTTAATTGTCAATCAATTGGTGGTATTATTTTTAATTATTTTTTTAGGTTATATGTTAAACAAATGGAACATTTTAGACAAATACACAAGTAAAAGGCTATCCACTTTTGTTGTTAATATAACCACGCCTGCATTAATTATATCGGGGATGACAGATCCACAAACCTTACAGGAAGACATAAATTTGCTACAAATTATAATCATTGCATTTGTTTGTTACGTTTTTTTATACATATTAACTTTATTTGTACCTAAATTATTAAAAGTTCCCAAGTCTGATTATGGTATCTACAAATTTATGGTAATGTTTTCCAATGTAGGTTTTATGGGTTTTCCTGTAATAAGTGCTATATATGGTAGAAGTGCCATATTATATGCGTCTTTATTTAATTTGCCTTTTAATCTATTGGTATACACATTAGGGATTTACTTTGTATCATCTGATGGAGACAAAAAAATGGACTTTAATTGGAGATTATTTATTAATGCAGGTGTTATAGCAGTTATAGTAGGGATGATTTTGTATTTGACAAAAGTACAATTGCCTATGTTTGCTAGAGATACGATTATAATGGTAGGTGACTTAACAACGCCATTAGCTATGTTGATTATAGGGATATCCTTAGCTGGAATACCTATTAGAAAGGTGTTTGCTAATTATAGGTTGTATGCATTTAGTTTATTAAAACTGGTTGTTTTTCCATTAATCATATGGTTAGCATTAAGAAATATTGTAGTAGATGATTTAATGGTTGGTGTTGCAGTTGTAATAGTAGGTATGCCAGTAGCAGCCAATGCTGTTATGCTAAGTAACGAATTTGATGGAAATGAAAAGGTTGCTTCAGAGGGTGTATTGTTAACAACCGTACTATCTATTATTACAATTCCTTTGTTAGTTTTTTTGCTGGCTTAACTTCATTAGATGTTATTGACTTAAAATAATTAAAAGTATACTATAATATAAAGATTTTTTTACAACAATGAAATATTATAGAAAAAAAGGAGTGTAGAAAATGGCAGGACATTCAAAGTTTGCAAATATAAAGCATAGAAAAGAAAGACAAGATGCAAAAAAAGGTAAGGTATTTACAAAGCTGGGTAGAGAAATAGCTGTTGCAGTAAAAGAAGGAGGATCAGACCCTGATCTTAACAATAAATTAAAAGACGTCATTGCAAAAGCTAAGGCAAATAATATGCCTAATGATACAATAGAGCGCAGTATAAAAAAAGCAGCAGGAGAATTAGGTGCTGTTAACTATGAATCCTTTACATATGAAGGTTATGGACCGAATGGGGTTGCCATTATGGTAGAAACGTTAACAGATAATAAAAATAGAACCGCTGCTAATGTAAGACATGCTTTTACAAAAGGTGATGGTAATTTAGGAACCACAGGATGCGTTTCTTATATGTTTGAAAAAAAGGGGCAGATTATCATTGAAAAAAATGAAGCAATAGATGAAGATGAGATAATGATGATAGCCATAGAAAACGGAGCTGAAGATGTCATAACGGAAGAAGAGGGGTATGAGATCATTACATCCTCTGAAGAATTTAGTTCAGTCAATGAAGCAATAACAAATATGAATATAAAGCCAGTATCATCTGAAATAACAATGATTCCACAAACAACGGTTAGCTTAATAGAAGAAGAGAAAATTAAGCTAGAAAAGTTATTAGATATACTAGAGGAAGACGACGATGTACAAGGGGTTTTCCATAATTTGGAAAATTAATCGGAGAAATTTGGAAGAAATCCTTGCAATAAGCTCCTTTTTTTATTAAAATATAAACAGATGGGTATTTTATACTAAAGAGATAAAAATCCTTTGAAAAATACCTACTAGTAGAATTATAATAGTAATAAATGTAAAAGTTTTTAAAATACTTATTGTATCGTTGATACAAAAATATGGGGTGTGTGAAGAGTATGAAAATTGATGAGGTGACGATGTTAATTGATTTAACAGAAGAATTCGTTGAATTTCTATCGGATCTTTTACAAGAAAAGGCTATTACAGAAGAACAGTTTAAAATTTTAGCAGAAAAAAAATTAGAGTTTATTGAGAGAAATAAAATTATGTTAATGCAATGAATGAATTTCCTATCTATGTGAGTCATAGGTAGGAAATTTTTTAGTCATTCTTTTTGACTAGGCTATTTTGAATAATTTGCTTTTGAAAAGTGTAATAATATGGTAAAATACTTATTTGAACGGAAGTTTGAGTATATAGACTTAAGACGATTTAAGTTTATTTAGGAGAGGTAAAAATGTCCCAAAAACCAATAGAAAGAATGAAAGAACTGATTGAACAATTAAATAAAGCAAACAAAGCTTATTATCAAGAGAACACGGAGATAATGAGTAACTTAGAATACGATGCATTATATGATGAGCTTCTAAGAATAGAAAAAGAAATTGGAACGACCTTCTCTAATAGTCCCACACAAAAAGTAGGCTATGAGCTTTTAAGTGCATTACCTAAAGAAGCACATAGTTATCCTATGTTATCTTTAGATAAGACCAAAGACATAGGAAAACTACAAGAGTGGTTAGGGGATCAAAAAGGTCTTTTGTCTTGGAAATTAGACGGATTAACCATTGTGTTAACTTATAGAGAGGGTGAATTATACAAAGCTGTAACAAGAGGTAATGGAGAAATTGGTGAAGTGGTTACCAATAATGCCAAAGTGTTTAAAAACCTTCCTATAAAAATAGAATACAAAAAGGAACTTGTCATTAGAGGAGAAGCCGTTATCAAATACAAAGATTTTGAGTACATTAATGACAATATGGTTAATGGTGAGAAGTATAAAAATCCTAGAAACTTATGCAGTGGTTCAGTTAGGCAATTAAATAATGAAATAACAGCCAATAGAAATGTGAACTTATTTGTTTTTCAAGTGGTACAAGCAGAAGATATGGATTTTAAAGATTCAAAAGAAAATCAACTAGAATGGATTCAATCTTTGGGTTTTGAATGTGTGGATTACACATCTGTAACAAAAGATAATATAGAAGAAACGGTCCATCATTTCGAAGAGAATATTATAAAAAATGATTTCGGGTCAGATGGTTTGGTCTTAACTTTTGATAGTATTAATGACTCTCAGAATCTAGGTGCAACATCAAAATTTCCAAGACATTCTATAGCATTTAAATGGGCAGATGATATAAAAGAGACCACTTTAAAAGAAATTAAATGGAATACTTCAAGAACGGGTTTAATTAATCCAATAGCTGTTTTTGAGCCTGTAGAGTTAGAAGGTACAACAGTTAGCAGAGCAAGTGTTCATAATGTCAGTATATTAGAAGCGTTAGAATTAGGTGTTGGGGATACCATTGAAGTCTATAAAGCCAATATGATTATTCCACAGATAGCTTCTAATGTTACTAGAAGTGGGTTAAAGGACATACCCACAGAATGTCCGGTATGTGAAGGTGAAACAGAGATAAAAAGAATAAAAGATGTAAAAGTTTTATATTGTACCAATGAGGCATGTGGCGCAAAAAAAATCAAAGAACTATCTCATTTTGTATCTAGAAATGCAATGAATATAGAAGGACTTTCAGAAGCCACTTTAGAAAAATTCATTCAAAAAGGTTTTGTTAATACTTATGCAGATATTTTTAGGTTGAGTCGATATGAAAAGGATATAAAAGAAATGGAAGGTTTTGGAGAAAAATCCTACAACCGACTGATCAAATCCATAGAAAAATCCAGAACGGTTGCTCCTGCTAACTTTATATATGCATTAGGTATTGCCAATGTTGGTCTTTCTAATGCCAAATTATTATGCAAACATTTCAATAATGATATTGAAAAATTAAAAAAAGCTTCTGTTGAAGAATTAATTAGTATTCAAGGCTTTGGTGATATTCTTGCTCAATCTATTGTACAATACTTTGAAGATTTTAAAAAGAAGGAAGCCTTAGATGAAGTGTTGACATATATTGAATTAGATATGCCAAAAGACTTAGAACAAGAAGCACTAAAAGACTTAACATTTGTTATAACAGGTAGTCTCAGTACTTATGAGAACAGAGATGCATTAAAAGAAAAAATTGAAGTTTTAGGTGGTAAAGTAACCGGTTCAGTATCAAAAAATACCAGTTATCTGATTAATAATGATAAAGACTCAACATCATCAAAGAATAAAAAAGCAAAATCTTTAGAAATACCCATTATATCAGAAGAAGAATTTAACGCTTTAATGAATGGGAATGTTGAATAAGAAAAACACTTGTGATAAAATTAAATATAATTTTGAACCTTATTAGAACGGAGGAATGAATGTGAAGATAACAAGAGAACAAGTAGAACATGTTGCCAATTTAGCAAGACTGAATTTGACAGAGGAAGAAAAGGAACAAATGACAAAAGACATGGAAGCAATCATTGGTTTTGCAGATCAATTAAATGATTTGGACATTGAGACTATTGATCCAACGGCACATGTTATTCCAATGCAAAATGTATTTAGAGAAGACATCAAAAAAGAAAGTCTGAATAGAGATGAATTATTAAAGAATGCACCAAGCAAACAAAATGGATGCTTTAGCGTGCCTAAAATAGTAGAGTAAACCAAAGGAGGGTCAACAATGTCATTAACACTGAAATCCGCTTATGAAATAAGTGGAATGCTTAAAAATAAAGAAATAAGCAGTGAAGAATTAACACGAGCATATTTAGATAGAATCAACACCGTAGAAGATAAAGTAGAAGCATATGTGAATGTATTTGAAGAAGATGCTATAAAAGAAGCAAAAAGAGTAGATGAAAAAAGAGCAAAGGGAGAAGAATTAAGCGAACTAGCAGGAATCCCTATTGCAATAAAAGACAATATTTGTACAAAAGGAACAAAAACAACTTGTTCTTCAAAAATGCTATACAATTTTGAATCCCCATATGATGCCACAGTAAGTGATAAATTGAAAAAAGATGATTTGATTATCTTAGGAAAGTTAAATATGGATGAATTTGCTATGGGTTCTTCTACAGAAAATTCATATTTTAAAAAGACAAAAAATCCTTGGGATATTACTAGAGTACCAGGAGGAAGTTCTGGAGGGTCAGCAGCAGCTATTGCAGCTAGAGAAGCGGTCTTTACTCTAGGATCAGATACAGGTGGATCAATTAGACAACCAGCAAGTTATTGTGGTGTTGTCGGTATGAAACCTACCTATGGTGCTGTATCAAGATATGGACTGGTTGCTTTTGCATCTTCTTTAGATCAAATAGGACCTATTACAAAAGATGTAAAAGATATGGCAATGGCATTGCAATCTATTGTTGGATACGACCCAATGGACTCATCATCAGCAAAAATAGATTATCCAAAATATATTCAAGCCATTGGACAAGATGTAAAAGGTATGAAAATCGCCTTACCAAGAGAATACTTTTCTGATGGCATTCAAAATGACATCAAGGAAAAAGTGTTAGAGGTAGCAAAAGAATTTGAGAAATTAGGTGCCATTGTAGAAGAAGTGGATTTAAAAACAACTTCTTATGCTTTACCAGCATATTATTTAATATCATCAGCAGAAGCATCCTCAAATTTAGCACGTTACGATGGTGTTAAGTATGGTTATCGAGCAAAAGAATATGATAATTTATTAGATTTATATAAGCAAACAAGAGATGAAGCATTTGGAACAGAGGTTAAAAGACGAATTATGCTTGGAACATACGCTTTAAGTTCTGGATACTATGATGCATATTATAAAAAGGCACAACAAGTTAGAACCATTATTAAAAATGAATTTGATCAGGTCTTTAACAACTATGACATTATATTAACACCAACCGTGCCTGCTACTGCATTTGAAGTAGGCGCTAAAATAGATAACCCAATTGAAATGTATATGAATGATGTTTGTACCGTTCCAGTTAATATTGCTGGATTACCGGCATTGTCTATGAACTGTGGATTTGACCAAAAAGGCTTGCCAATTGGCGTTCAATTCATAGGAAAAGCATTTGATGAAAGTACATTATTAAAAATGGCTTATGCATATGAACAAACTCAAAACAATATAGAAAAATATCCTACGTTATAGAAAAGAGGTGCAAAAGTGAGTTATAAAGATTATGAGATTGTAATAGGATTAGAAGTCCATTGTGAATTAAAAACAGAGTCAAAGATTTTTTGTGGATGTACAACACAATTTGGCGGAGACCCTAATACCCATTGTTGTCCAATTTGTACAGGGATGCCTGGAACCTTACCTGTACTTAATGGAGATGTAGTCGAGTATGCTATAAGAGCAGGTCTAGCAACAAATTGCAAGATTTCTGAGTACAGTAAACAAGATAGAAAGAATTATTTTTATCCTGACTTACCAAAGGCATATCAAGTTTCTCAATACGATTTGCCATTGTGCTATGAAGGCGAAGTAGAAATAGACCTTCATGAAGAGAGCAAAAAAATAGGTATTACAAGAATTCATATAGAAGAAGATGCCGGTAAATTGCTTCACGAATCAGGAGAAGGTTCACTGGTAGATTATAATAGATGTGGTGTGCCTTTAATAGAGATTGTAACGGAACCAGATTTAAGATCTCCTGAAGAAGTAGGCATCTTTATGCAAAAGTTAAGGTCTATATTGCTTTATTCAGACGTATCGGATTGTAAGATGAATGAAGGCTCTTTAAGATGTGATGTTAATTTATCCGTAAGAAAAAAAGGGAGCAAAGAATTTGGTACACGTACAGAAATGAAAAACATCAACTCCTTTAACTTTGCCGTTAAAGCGGCTGAATATGAAGCCAAAAGACAAATCAAGGCAATTGAAAATGGTGAAGCCATTATACAAGAAACAAGAAGATGGGATGATGCTAAGGGCATTACAATATCTATGAGAAGTAAAGAAGAAGCTCATGATTACAGGTATTTCCCAGAACCAGACCTAATGCCAATTGTTACGCCAAAAGAAAAAATAGAAGCCATTAGGCAAGCACTGCCTGAAATGCCAGACACAAGAAAAAAAAGATATATGGAAGCCTATGGATTATCCACTTATGATGCAGATTTAATAGTTGCCTCAAGAAATATGGCAGATTATTATGAAGAAGCTGCTAAAGCCTCAAAAAATCCAAAAGCTGTGGCAAACTGGATTATGA containing:
- a CDS encoding redox-sensing transcriptional repressor Rex, whose protein sequence is MLPEKKISTAVIKRLPRYYRYLGDLLENDVVRISSKELSERMKVTASQIRQDLNNFGGFGQQGYGYNVEYLYKEIGKILGLENKYNIIIVGAGNLGQALANYTDFEKRGFIVKGLFDVNPRLIGVVVRGIEIKDVDEIDAFVKENDIHMAALTLPKQKAPKVANDLVKAGVKGIWNFAPIDLNLPKGVVVENVHLLDSLMTLSYTISQEEKDQ
- the acpS gene encoding holo-ACP synthase, with protein sequence MIKGIGTDIIEIERIEKAVNKVGFLEKYFTEAEQELFINRKGSISTIASNFAIKEATSKVFGTGFREVKLKEIEILRDELGKPYINVFGKAKEIKETLGIFSFHVTTSHNKNDVVAFVIGEGKNE
- a CDS encoding NAD(P)H-hydrate dehydratase, producing MNRILTGQDMKKIDRNTIDYYGIPSLVLMERAALGVANEVMIREFINKEKVLIVCGTGNNGGDGLAVGRILLSNNVDVKMVIVGDYNQFSVETKKQYEILVKLNGPIVFYQEESFYHLVNEADVIVDAIFGVGLSRDIKGIYKEVIQTINGSKKYVIAIDIPSGIDANSGKVLGISIKANQTIALSAYKLGQVLFPGHEYCNEIKVIDIGIPLEAYKKIDKNIFTMSKLTQDMLPTRKPRSNKGSYGKVLVMAGSKNMSGAAYLSGLAAYRTGVGLVHIVTPEDNRIILQSQLPEAIITTYEFNNGCIEQNHMEKIKQAINNVDVIVIGPGLSTEIDAKTLLIETIKHGKVPLIIDADGLNIIAKNKDILKNHQQPIIVTPHPGEMSRLMNEPVQIILDQLIEKAMNMSEQHNVITVLKDSNTVITSPTRDIYINLSGNNGMATAGAGDVLSGVIGGLVAQGIETFKAAYTGVLIHGLAGDKAKESKGYYGMIARDIIQNIPEVMK
- the alr gene encoding alanine racemase translates to MEKYYRVYAQVDMDSIVHNLKEINKIKDSKSELMAIIKADGYGHGAIPVSKVLLNNGADRLGVALAEEGIALRKNNIKAPILILGFTPENQILELLKYDLTQTVFKIEMAEMLSKMAKRHSLTAKIHIKVDTGMGRIGFEPDDESIKAIKHIKSLPNLEIEGIFTHFSRADEIDPQYTDQQIYQFENFINTLEDDGIKIPIKHASNSAGLLKFKNAHYELTRVGIAVYGLYPSKDLNNTIHLKPSLSLKSHIIFLKKVKGGTPISYGGTYIASQDSVIATIPVGYGDGYPRALSSKGRVLINGEHAPIVGRICMDQLMVDVTHIKGVQDGDEVVLIGTQKNAQITVDEIAHLTDTINYEILCGLGKRIPRVYTSKNHMIQSVDYF
- a CDS encoding type II toxin-antitoxin system PemK/MazF family toxin — encoded protein: MIVKRGDIFYADLRPVIGSEQGGIRPVLIVQNDIGNKYSPTVICAAITSQINKAKLPTHVEIDSNKYELVKDSVILLEQIRTIDKKRLKEKVCHLDKDVMEKVSKGLLISFGIDT
- a CDS encoding AEC family transporter — translated: MDFYLIVNQLVVLFLIIFLGYMLNKWNILDKYTSKRLSTFVVNITTPALIISGMTDPQTLQEDINLLQIIIIAFVCYVFLYILTLFVPKLLKVPKSDYGIYKFMVMFSNVGFMGFPVISAIYGRSAILYASLFNLPFNLLVYTLGIYFVSSDGDKKMDFNWRLFINAGVIAVIVGMILYLTKVQLPMFARDTIIMVGDLTTPLAMLIIGISLAGIPIRKVFANYRLYAFSLLKLVVFPLIIWLALRNIVVDDLMVGVAVVIVGMPVAANAVMLSNEFDGNEKVASEGVLLTTVLSIITIPLLVFLLA
- a CDS encoding YebC/PmpR family DNA-binding transcriptional regulator, which translates into the protein MAGHSKFANIKHRKERQDAKKGKVFTKLGREIAVAVKEGGSDPDLNNKLKDVIAKAKANNMPNDTIERSIKKAAGELGAVNYESFTYEGYGPNGVAIMVETLTDNKNRTAANVRHAFTKGDGNLGTTGCVSYMFEKKGQIIIEKNEAIDEDEIMMIAIENGAEDVITEEEGYEIITSSEEFSSVNEAITNMNIKPVSSEITMIPQTTVSLIEEEKIKLEKLLDILEEDDDVQGVFHNLEN
- the ligA gene encoding NAD-dependent DNA ligase LigA, whose translation is MSQKPIERMKELIEQLNKANKAYYQENTEIMSNLEYDALYDELLRIEKEIGTTFSNSPTQKVGYELLSALPKEAHSYPMLSLDKTKDIGKLQEWLGDQKGLLSWKLDGLTIVLTYREGELYKAVTRGNGEIGEVVTNNAKVFKNLPIKIEYKKELVIRGEAVIKYKDFEYINDNMVNGEKYKNPRNLCSGSVRQLNNEITANRNVNLFVFQVVQAEDMDFKDSKENQLEWIQSLGFECVDYTSVTKDNIEETVHHFEENIIKNDFGSDGLVLTFDSINDSQNLGATSKFPRHSIAFKWADDIKETTLKEIKWNTSRTGLINPIAVFEPVELEGTTVSRASVHNVSILEALELGVGDTIEVYKANMIIPQIASNVTRSGLKDIPTECPVCEGETEIKRIKDVKVLYCTNEACGAKKIKELSHFVSRNAMNIEGLSEATLEKFIQKGFVNTYADIFRLSRYEKDIKEMEGFGEKSYNRLIKSIEKSRTVAPANFIYALGIANVGLSNAKLLCKHFNNDIEKLKKASVEELISIQGFGDILAQSIVQYFEDFKKKEALDEVLTYIELDMPKDLEQEALKDLTFVITGSLSTYENRDALKEKIEVLGGKVTGSVSKNTSYLINNDKDSTSSKNKKAKSLEIPIISEEEFNALMNGNVE
- the gatC gene encoding Asp-tRNA(Asn)/Glu-tRNA(Gln) amidotransferase subunit GatC, translated to MKITREQVEHVANLARLNLTEEEKEQMTKDMEAIIGFADQLNDLDIETIDPTAHVIPMQNVFREDIKKESLNRDELLKNAPSKQNGCFSVPKIVE